A single genomic interval of Terriglobus albidus harbors:
- a CDS encoding VWA domain-containing protein translates to MSLRHLLPVLALGLVLHAHGQQEQPEFRLQVNSRLISTTLTVRDAKGKLVTNLPQTAFHIKEDGADQTVRYYASQRELPLSIALIVDASGSQDKFVKEHEHEIEDFLKEVMEPRDRAFAICFGNHLRLVSDWTSAPSEIIERVHHFNKGERNFPEIGPKEERDLGTALYDAVYFSITEKMEAEREHRRVLIVFSDGEENSSEHDLLDTITAAQGADTLVYALRTTENKEKKMNARDRYGMRVLDHLTEATGGQSFDVRKESSKEIFTSIAADLKSLYEIGYYSNNPAHDRRFRKVTITAGEGMVVRAREGYAPR, encoded by the coding sequence ATGTCTCTGCGACACCTTCTGCCCGTGCTCGCGCTCGGTCTTGTTTTGCATGCGCATGGGCAACAGGAGCAGCCCGAGTTCCGGCTACAGGTCAACAGCCGTCTGATCAGCACGACCCTCACCGTCCGCGACGCCAAAGGCAAGCTGGTCACTAACTTGCCGCAGACGGCCTTCCATATCAAGGAAGACGGAGCCGACCAGACCGTACGCTATTACGCCAGCCAGCGTGAGCTTCCGCTCAGCATCGCGCTGATCGTCGACGCCAGCGGCAGCCAGGATAAGTTCGTCAAAGAACACGAGCACGAGATCGAAGACTTCCTGAAGGAGGTGATGGAGCCGCGCGACCGCGCCTTCGCCATCTGCTTCGGAAATCATCTGCGCCTGGTCAGCGACTGGACCAGTGCCCCCAGCGAGATCATCGAGAGGGTCCATCACTTCAACAAAGGCGAGCGCAACTTCCCGGAGATCGGTCCCAAGGAAGAGCGTGATCTGGGCACGGCTCTTTATGACGCGGTTTACTTCTCCATCACCGAGAAGATGGAGGCCGAACGCGAACACCGCCGCGTCCTCATCGTCTTCTCCGACGGAGAGGAGAACTCCAGTGAGCATGACCTTCTCGACACCATCACCGCCGCGCAGGGCGCCGACACCCTGGTCTACGCGCTACGCACCACCGAGAACAAAGAGAAGAAGATGAACGCCCGCGACCGCTACGGTATGCGCGTGCTCGACCACCTGACCGAGGCGACCGGCGGCCAGAGCTTCGACGTCCGCAAAGAATCGAGCAAGGAGATCTTCACCTCCATCGCCGCGGACCTGAAGTCGCTCTACGAGATCGGCTACTACTCCAACAACCCTGCTCACGACCGCCGCTTCCGCAAGGTCACGATTACGGCAGGGGAAGGGATGGTGGTGAGGGCGAGGGAGGGGTACGCGCCTCGTTGA
- the hemB gene encoding porphobilinogen synthase, producing the protein MEFPITRMRRLRRTAAMRSLVRETHLRPGMLLYPLFICPGESVRKPISSMPDVFNLSIDEALKEAHECAKLGIGGLLLFGLPESKDEAGTGGYADDGIVQRAIRAIKADRALDGLLVISDVCMCEYTSHGHCGIIAREGDHYHVDNDATLELLAKTAVSHAKAGADIVAPSDMMDGRVEAIREELDIEGFTEVPILSYAAKFASAFYGPFREAADSAPQFGDRRTYQMDAANPREAMREIELDLMEGADMILMKPAGAYLDIILAARERFEVPIGAYQVSGEYSMLCAAFEKGWLERERTILESLLAIHRSGADFIFTYFAKEAARLLRS; encoded by the coding sequence ATGGAGTTTCCTATCACCCGAATGCGCCGTCTTCGCCGTACCGCGGCGATGCGCTCGCTGGTCCGTGAGACCCATCTCCGTCCCGGCATGCTGTTGTATCCGCTCTTCATCTGTCCAGGAGAAAGTGTACGGAAGCCCATCTCTTCCATGCCCGATGTCTTCAACCTCTCCATCGATGAGGCATTGAAAGAAGCGCACGAGTGCGCCAAGCTTGGCATCGGCGGCCTGTTGCTCTTCGGCCTGCCGGAGAGCAAGGATGAAGCCGGCACAGGCGGTTACGCCGACGACGGCATCGTGCAGCGGGCGATCCGTGCCATCAAGGCAGATCGTGCGCTCGATGGGCTGCTGGTGATCTCCGATGTCTGCATGTGCGAGTACACCTCGCACGGACACTGCGGCATCATCGCCCGTGAGGGTGACCACTATCACGTCGACAATGATGCGACGCTCGAGCTGCTGGCAAAGACCGCGGTTTCGCATGCAAAGGCTGGCGCGGATATCGTTGCGCCGTCCGACATGATGGACGGCCGCGTCGAAGCGATTCGCGAAGAACTGGATATCGAAGGCTTCACCGAGGTGCCGATCCTCAGCTATGCGGCCAAGTTCGCCTCGGCGTTCTATGGACCCTTCCGCGAGGCCGCGGATTCAGCGCCGCAGTTTGGCGATCGCCGGACCTACCAGATGGATGCGGCGAATCCGCGCGAAGCCATGCGCGAGATCGAGCTGGACCTAATGGAAGGCGCGGACATGATCCTGATGAAGCCCGCCGGCGCTTACCTGGACATCATCCTCGCCGCCCGCGAGCGCTTCGAGGTACCGATCGGCGCCTACCAGGTCTCAGGCGAATACTCCATGCTCTGCGCAGCCTTCGAAAAGGGCTGGCTGGAACGCGAGCGGACCATCCTCGAGAGCCTGCTGGCGATCCACCGCTCCGGCGCCGACTTTATCTTTACGTACTTCGCGAAGGAAGCAGCGAGGCTGCTTCGCAGCTAG
- a CDS encoding AAA family ATPase, producing the protein MVRFFTIEREYGSEGAEYAAALAEKLGWKLYDKALVDAAAAEAGVDPSQVVAGDEKLDPWYARLGKGFLAGGAELGFPPSGIDTDQMLGYLQRAMKRVAAEGHCVIVGRGGSSYLCGTPGAFHVFTYASMPHKKRWFEAKYPERAHLAEQEIHAFDAARATYVRRHYNRDWADRHLYHLLLNSCMGIDAMVKATIDAAGTIG; encoded by the coding sequence ATGGTGCGCTTTTTTACGATCGAACGCGAATATGGCAGCGAGGGAGCGGAGTACGCCGCGGCCCTGGCGGAGAAGTTGGGCTGGAAGTTGTACGACAAGGCTCTGGTAGACGCCGCGGCTGCCGAGGCCGGGGTAGATCCAAGCCAGGTAGTGGCGGGCGACGAGAAACTTGATCCCTGGTATGCACGTCTGGGGAAGGGATTTCTGGCCGGGGGCGCTGAGCTGGGCTTCCCGCCGAGCGGCATCGATACCGACCAGATGCTCGGCTATCTGCAGCGGGCGATGAAGCGTGTCGCGGCAGAAGGTCACTGTGTCATCGTCGGCCGGGGCGGCTCGAGCTACCTCTGCGGTACGCCGGGAGCGTTCCACGTCTTCACCTACGCCTCTATGCCGCACAAAAAGCGCTGGTTCGAGGCAAAGTACCCGGAGCGCGCCCACCTGGCCGAACAAGAGATCCACGCCTTCGATGCAGCCCGGGCGACGTACGTCCGTCGGCACTATAACCGTGACTGGGCCGATCGCCATCTCTATCACCTGCTACTTAACTCCTGCATGGGCATTGACGCAATGGTGAAGGCGACGATTGATGCGGCGGGAACCATTGGGTAG
- a CDS encoding DinB family protein, which yields MPTLGELEEQKKLLLAPLLEWTPARRSFREEPEAWSATEVVCHLAKTEATALRAARQNIAQPHEVEKQDRVNVRFLHRLFSTDRRVKVPEIASHVLPENNPDWDQVLTEWQRTRKELETFLSTTPEGLQGGIFRHPSAGWMDLSSMLDFFAVHMQHHCFQLERIAAASSHIL from the coding sequence ATGCCTACGCTCGGCGAGCTGGAGGAGCAGAAGAAGCTGTTGCTGGCGCCGCTCTTAGAGTGGACTCCCGCACGGCGATCGTTCCGCGAGGAGCCCGAGGCCTGGTCTGCGACTGAGGTGGTCTGCCATCTGGCGAAGACCGAGGCTACGGCTCTGCGGGCGGCGCGTCAAAATATCGCGCAGCCGCATGAGGTCGAGAAACAGGACCGTGTCAACGTCCGATTTCTTCACCGGCTCTTCTCAACCGATCGCAGAGTGAAGGTTCCGGAGATCGCCAGCCATGTCCTCCCGGAGAACAACCCCGATTGGGACCAGGTTCTGACGGAGTGGCAAAGGACGCGGAAGGAGTTGGAGACCTTTCTCTCAACAACACCGGAGGGATTGCAGGGCGGCATTTTCCGGCATCCATCGGCGGGCTGGATGGACCTTTCCAGCATGCTCGACTTCTTCGCTGTGCATATGCAGCACCACTGCTTCCAGTTGGAGCGAATCGCGGCGGCATCGTCCCACATCCTATAG
- a CDS encoding VWA domain-containing protein gives MNMRWKVVCILLWALATGASAQDAPVIRREARLVLVPVLVTGKDGLLSEPLTAKDFFLTDDGAAMNLRLEDRSSQPLAVLVVMQTGGSAPRQFRNYSTLETMLQYVAGAADCRFGLLTFDSKPEGVLRFSRDVSRLHDPIQAPETGDGSAAILDAVSTGVDLLAALPQTTRRVILLLSQPQDTASKTPVHELLRKMSENNVEVYSLTFSPEKTQLMDSLKGNRHANPPYQLGPVGPTVMGTFDLGTPLGMAFRALQKNAASEMAELSGGESFRFDDRAELEKQMAILANHLPNRYLLSFQPVSGKEGLHRIEVRIPAHPDLTVHARNAYWSSASTPAHLP, from the coding sequence ATGAACATGCGTTGGAAGGTCGTCTGCATTCTGTTATGGGCACTTGCGACCGGAGCCTCGGCTCAGGATGCGCCGGTGATTCGGCGTGAGGCCAGGCTTGTTCTGGTTCCTGTACTTGTGACCGGCAAAGACGGTCTGCTGTCGGAACCATTGACCGCAAAGGACTTCTTTCTCACTGACGACGGAGCGGCCATGAACCTTCGTCTGGAAGATCGCTCTTCGCAGCCGCTGGCCGTACTGGTAGTGATGCAGACCGGAGGATCTGCGCCGCGGCAATTCCGCAACTACAGCACCCTGGAGACGATGCTGCAGTATGTAGCCGGCGCAGCCGATTGCCGGTTCGGTCTGTTGACCTTCGATAGCAAGCCGGAAGGGGTACTTCGCTTCTCCCGTGATGTCAGCAGGCTGCATGACCCGATTCAGGCTCCTGAAACGGGCGACGGCAGCGCGGCGATTCTGGATGCGGTGAGCACGGGTGTCGATCTGCTGGCGGCTCTGCCGCAGACGACGCGCAGGGTGATCCTGCTGTTGAGCCAGCCGCAGGATACTGCCAGCAAAACACCGGTTCATGAACTGCTGCGGAAGATGAGCGAGAACAACGTGGAGGTGTACAGCCTGACCTTCTCGCCGGAGAAGACGCAGCTGATGGATTCGCTGAAAGGCAATCGTCATGCGAATCCGCCATACCAGTTGGGCCCGGTAGGCCCAACCGTGATGGGGACCTTCGATCTGGGAACGCCTCTGGGCATGGCCTTCCGCGCTCTGCAGAAGAATGCGGCATCTGAGATGGCCGAGTTGTCGGGTGGGGAGAGCTTTCGCTTCGACGATCGGGCTGAACTGGAAAAGCAAATGGCAATTCTCGCGAATCACCTGCCCAACAGGTACCTGCTGAGTTTCCAACCTGTTTCGGGCAAAGAAGGCTTGCACCGGATCGAGGTACGGATACCGGCACATCCGGATCTGACTGTGCACGCACGCAACGCGTACTGGTCGAGCGCATCTACCCCAGCGCATCTACCATAG
- the eutC gene encoding ethanolamine ammonia-lyase subunit EutC, translating to MTRALSTLRRYTPARVALPSTGVSLATSEVLAFQLAHAQARDAVHVPLHLPSLALRLQQEAGVSQVLQLTTAAHDRAHYLRNPGLGRRLSDASRTQLVHGSYDLAIIVADGLSALAVERHAVETLAALLPKLAEWSLAPIVLLTQARVAVADEVGESLGAKCSLVLIGERPGLSSADSLGAYLTWDPCVGKTDADRNCISNIRYGGLEPKAAAAKILWYLQEAKRLGLSGTGLKERQLLVAGS from the coding sequence ATGACGCGAGCACTCAGCACGCTACGCCGCTACACGCCCGCGCGAGTAGCGCTACCCTCTACCGGTGTGAGCCTCGCAACCAGCGAGGTGCTCGCCTTCCAGTTGGCGCACGCACAGGCGCGGGATGCCGTTCACGTTCCGCTGCATCTGCCGAGTCTCGCACTGCGCCTGCAACAGGAAGCAGGTGTCTCGCAGGTGTTGCAACTGACGACGGCTGCGCACGACCGCGCACACTATCTGCGCAATCCAGGGTTGGGACGACGGCTCAGCGATGCTTCGCGCACCCAGCTCGTACACGGATCGTATGACCTGGCGATTATCGTTGCGGATGGCCTGTCGGCGCTGGCAGTAGAACGGCATGCGGTTGAGACACTGGCGGCACTGCTCCCCAAGCTCGCTGAATGGAGCCTGGCGCCGATCGTCCTGCTGACCCAGGCTCGCGTTGCGGTAGCGGATGAGGTCGGCGAGTCTCTGGGAGCGAAGTGCTCACTGGTGCTGATCGGCGAGCGGCCAGGGCTGTCGTCGGCAGATTCGCTGGGAGCGTACCTGACCTGGGATCCATGTGTCGGCAAGACCGACGCAGACCGCAACTGCATCTCGAATATCCGCTACGGCGGTCTGGAGCCAAAGGCGGCCGCGGCAAAGATCCTGTGGTATCTGCAGGAGGCAAAGCGGTTGGGCTTGAGCGGAACGGGGCTCAAGGAGAGGCAGTTGCTGGTTGCTGGTTCCTAG
- a CDS encoding endonuclease MutS2, with protein MLRETSAAALEWQRLREQMARLTGSAAGRDRVLALEPSTDAVWIAQQQDCIAEVRLYLATGAAFYFTAVFAPGSMLEKARIPGAALEPADLLRVLALAELMEEWRAVAQQEEPWKAIAEISLPVTQAYLAPLLHALRGKIEPDGSLSDDASPELARLRNAIARQHRAIEESLRRSLRAISESGAAQEELITLRGDRFVIPVKTEQRRKVPGVIHGSSSSGQTVFVEPLETVESNNELLRLLDEEQAEVHRILVAMTRAVGDHAASLESGAEVLTELDALFAGARFAQTLDCVRPEFVEHEIAVKAARHPLLDLQLKSEGGSVVPLTLSLEDGARQLIISGPNTGGKTVSLKTVGLLALMAQAGLPVPAEEAKLPVFAAVYADIGDAQSIERNLSTFSAHMTNLDRITREADASSLVLLDELGSATDPEEGAALAVAISGHFLRMRAWSLVTTHLNSMKIYAATNEGVVNAAVGFDEETLAPTYTLRMGIPGASAGINIAQRIGLQPEIIAAARNQLDHQTADIGRFIDQLHMQLAAANEEREALRKRELALEREKQRLEAEGRNEQRQKARELEGKLTSLMKDFEHQMREAAGAIADKAASQKLAKETERRLARLKREFSEQFNATVVAHISGADKKDPNAQPHVVKSINVGDTVKLRTLGREVRVDREVSSNVFEVSMGPMKMRVQRDDIAEVVRKAPAETPLQAVKRKGGVTVAMQTDPDITPREINVIGRTADEAQDEVERFLDQAFLAGLPSIRVVHGTGMGILRRTLRDYLRRHPHVANVTEPPYNEGGQGATVVELRL; from the coding sequence ATGTTACGCGAGACGAGTGCGGCCGCCCTCGAGTGGCAGCGACTGCGGGAGCAGATGGCGAGGCTGACCGGCTCAGCGGCGGGCCGCGATCGTGTGCTCGCCCTTGAGCCCTCGACCGATGCCGTCTGGATCGCGCAGCAGCAGGACTGCATCGCCGAGGTGCGGCTGTATCTGGCAACCGGCGCCGCGTTCTATTTCACGGCTGTCTTTGCCCCAGGCTCCATGCTGGAGAAGGCGCGGATTCCCGGCGCTGCCCTGGAGCCCGCGGACTTGTTGCGCGTGCTTGCGCTGGCAGAGCTGATGGAAGAGTGGCGAGCCGTGGCGCAGCAGGAAGAGCCATGGAAGGCAATCGCCGAGATCTCGCTTCCGGTAACGCAGGCATACCTCGCTCCACTGCTTCACGCTCTGCGCGGCAAGATCGAGCCCGACGGCTCGCTGAGCGACGATGCCTCGCCGGAGCTGGCGCGGCTGCGCAACGCCATTGCACGCCAGCACCGTGCGATTGAGGAATCGCTGCGCCGCAGCCTGCGCGCCATCAGTGAGTCCGGAGCGGCCCAGGAAGAGCTGATCACGCTCCGTGGCGATCGCTTCGTCATTCCAGTCAAGACCGAACAGCGCCGCAAGGTGCCGGGCGTCATTCATGGCTCCAGCTCCAGCGGACAGACAGTCTTTGTCGAGCCATTGGAGACCGTCGAGAGCAATAACGAGCTGCTGCGCCTTCTGGATGAAGAGCAGGCTGAGGTGCATCGCATCCTGGTCGCGATGACCCGCGCCGTGGGCGACCATGCTGCCTCGCTGGAGTCAGGGGCAGAGGTACTGACGGAGCTCGATGCTCTCTTCGCCGGCGCACGCTTCGCGCAGACACTGGACTGTGTCCGGCCTGAGTTCGTAGAGCACGAGATTGCGGTGAAGGCGGCGCGGCATCCGCTGCTGGACCTGCAGTTGAAATCCGAGGGCGGAAGCGTGGTTCCGCTGACGCTTTCGCTGGAAGACGGAGCGCGGCAGTTGATCATCAGCGGACCCAACACCGGCGGAAAGACCGTCTCCCTCAAAACCGTTGGCCTGCTGGCGTTGATGGCTCAGGCGGGTCTGCCGGTGCCGGCCGAAGAGGCAAAGCTTCCGGTCTTCGCCGCCGTCTATGCCGACATCGGAGACGCGCAGTCGATCGAGCGCAACCTTTCCACCTTCTCCGCGCACATGACCAACCTCGATCGCATCACGCGCGAGGCCGATGCTTCCTCGCTGGTGTTGCTGGACGAGCTCGGCTCGGCGACCGATCCCGAAGAAGGCGCGGCACTGGCGGTGGCCATCAGCGGCCACTTCCTGCGCATGCGTGCCTGGAGCCTGGTCACCACCCACCTGAACTCCATGAAGATCTACGCCGCCACCAATGAGGGCGTCGTCAATGCAGCAGTGGGCTTCGATGAGGAGACGCTTGCGCCGACGTACACCCTGCGCATGGGCATTCCCGGAGCATCTGCCGGTATCAATATTGCGCAGCGTATCGGTCTGCAGCCGGAGATCATCGCTGCCGCGCGCAACCAGCTCGATCATCAGACCGCCGACATCGGCCGCTTCATCGACCAGTTGCACATGCAGCTTGCCGCGGCCAATGAAGAGCGCGAGGCGCTGCGTAAACGCGAGCTCGCACTGGAACGCGAGAAGCAGCGGCTGGAAGCCGAAGGACGCAACGAACAGCGGCAGAAGGCACGTGAGCTCGAGGGCAAACTGACCTCGCTGATGAAAGACTTCGAGCACCAGATGCGTGAGGCCGCCGGAGCCATCGCCGACAAGGCAGCGAGCCAAAAGCTGGCCAAGGAGACAGAGCGCAGACTGGCTCGTCTGAAGCGCGAGTTCTCCGAACAGTTCAATGCCACTGTTGTCGCGCACATCAGCGGCGCCGACAAGAAGGATCCGAACGCGCAGCCGCATGTGGTGAAGTCGATCAACGTCGGCGATACGGTAAAACTGCGCACCCTGGGCCGCGAAGTCCGCGTGGACCGCGAGGTCTCCTCGAATGTCTTCGAGGTCAGCATGGGGCCGATGAAGATGCGGGTGCAGCGCGACGACATCGCCGAGGTCGTGCGAAAGGCGCCTGCCGAGACACCGCTGCAGGCAGTGAAGCGCAAGGGCGGCGTGACGGTAGCCATGCAGACCGACCCCGACATCACCCCGCGCGAGATCAACGTCATCGGCCGTACCGCCGACGAAGCGCAGGACGAGGTGGAACGCTTCCTCGACCAGGCCTTTCTCGCCGGCCTGCCATCCATACGCGTCGTCCACGGAACCGGCATGGGCATCCTCCGCCGCACCCTGCGCGACTACCTGCGGCGCCATCCCCACGTAGCCAACGTCACCGAGCCTCCCTATAACGAGGGCGGTCAGGGAGCCACTGTCGTTGAACTGCGCCTGTAA
- the lipB gene encoding lipoyl(octanoyl) transferase LipB, which yields MQYIHLLQLGRTTYADGLEIQRQVIEARKQNRIGDTLILLEHPPVLTLGRNSHRENVLASDELLARKGVELHEINRGGDVTYHGPGQLVGYPIFDLRGDWPGKRGPHLGPVDYMRMLEEVIIRVCHDFGVLTQRVKGRTGVWTIPGGSIPEKKICAFGVHVSMGVTSHGFALNVTTDLRDFDLIVPCGITDRAVTSLELEAPEGREPAPTLANAANSAARHMGHVFQRQMLAVDSLDELMNIA from the coding sequence ATGCAGTACATTCACCTCCTTCAACTCGGACGAACCACCTACGCTGACGGTCTTGAGATCCAACGGCAGGTCATCGAGGCGCGCAAGCAGAACCGTATCGGCGATACGCTGATCCTGCTGGAGCATCCTCCCGTACTGACGCTGGGCCGCAACTCCCATCGCGAAAACGTCCTCGCCAGCGATGAACTGCTGGCTCGCAAGGGCGTGGAGCTGCACGAGATCAACCGCGGCGGCGATGTGACCTATCACGGTCCGGGACAGCTTGTCGGCTATCCCATCTTCGATCTGCGCGGCGACTGGCCGGGCAAGCGCGGGCCGCACCTTGGGCCAGTCGACTACATGCGCATGCTGGAAGAGGTCATCATTCGCGTCTGCCATGACTTCGGTGTGCTCACTCAGCGGGTGAAAGGCCGCACCGGCGTCTGGACCATCCCCGGCGGATCGATCCCGGAGAAGAAGATCTGCGCCTTCGGCGTGCATGTCTCCATGGGCGTCACCTCGCATGGCTTTGCATTGAATGTGACCACGGACCTTCGCGATTTCGATCTGATCGTGCCCTGCGGCATCACCGACCGCGCCGTCACCAGCCTGGAGTTGGAGGCGCCGGAAGGCCGGGAACCAGCGCCGACGCTGGCCAACGCAGCCAACTCGGCGGCACGTCACATGGGCCACGTCTTTCAACGGCAGATGCTGGCGGTGGACTCACTCGACGAGTTGATGAATATCGCCTAA
- the lpdA gene encoding dihydrolipoyl dehydrogenase yields the protein MADTIFDVAVIGGGPAGYTCAIRAAQYGLKVALIEATDKIGGTCLHVGCIPTKAILFSAEVYDHFKHAKEFGLETTGEVKVNWPAVVGRKADIVTKHTKGLDFLMKKNKITVVRGYGKLTGAAKGGVHTIAIEGGKESQVQAKNVVLATGSDARMLPGYTADDKIMTNIEILSMDSVPKSLVVIGSGAVGVEFASIFRSFGSEVTVIEALPRIVPAEDEEVSKELLRQFKKRGIDVHLSAKVDKIEKTKSGVKVDFTTSDGKPAAKEAEKVLVAVGRAPRTGNVGIDKTKVKVDRGFVEVDEYMQTAEPGVYAIGDIVMGFPQLAHSGSTAGMLVAAKLAGKYAKPMKRNLIPGCTYCEPQIGSVGLTEAKAKEAGYDVKVGKFPFVGNSKATILGSHDGFIKVVADKKYGEILGVHIIGPLATDIIAEAVTAMELEATIESMMFTVHAHPTVAEALLDGFASVEGMAINV from the coding sequence TTGGCAGATACGATCTTTGATGTTGCAGTAATTGGCGGCGGACCCGCGGGATACACCTGTGCGATCCGTGCGGCGCAGTATGGGCTGAAGGTGGCATTGATTGAGGCTACCGACAAGATTGGCGGTACCTGCCTGCATGTGGGTTGCATTCCCACCAAGGCCATCCTGTTCTCCGCCGAGGTCTACGATCACTTCAAGCACGCCAAGGAGTTCGGCCTGGAGACCACCGGCGAGGTCAAGGTGAACTGGCCCGCCGTCGTCGGCCGCAAAGCGGACATCGTCACCAAGCACACCAAGGGTCTCGACTTTCTGATGAAGAAGAACAAGATCACGGTGGTGCGCGGCTACGGCAAGCTGACCGGTGCGGCCAAGGGTGGCGTGCACACCATCGCCATCGAGGGCGGTAAGGAGTCGCAGGTCCAGGCCAAGAATGTTGTGCTGGCTACCGGTTCCGATGCCCGTATGCTCCCCGGCTACACCGCTGACGACAAGATCATGACCAACATCGAGATCCTCTCGATGGACTCGGTTCCAAAGTCGCTCGTAGTCATCGGCTCAGGCGCCGTGGGTGTCGAGTTCGCCTCCATCTTCCGCAGCTTCGGCTCAGAGGTTACGGTTATCGAGGCTCTGCCGCGTATCGTGCCGGCCGAAGACGAAGAGGTCTCCAAGGAACTGCTGCGCCAGTTCAAAAAGCGCGGCATCGACGTGCATCTCTCCGCCAAGGTCGACAAGATCGAAAAGACCAAGAGCGGCGTGAAGGTCGACTTCACCACCAGCGACGGCAAGCCTGCCGCGAAGGAAGCGGAGAAGGTTCTGGTCGCCGTGGGCCGCGCTCCCCGCACCGGCAACGTCGGTATCGATAAGACTAAGGTCAAGGTAGACCGCGGCTTCGTCGAGGTGGACGAGTACATGCAGACCGCCGAGCCAGGCGTCTATGCCATTGGCGACATCGTCATGGGCTTCCCGCAGCTCGCACACTCCGGTTCCACCGCCGGCATGCTGGTTGCCGCCAAGCTGGCAGGAAAGTATGCCAAGCCGATGAAGCGCAACCTGATCCCGGGCTGCACCTACTGCGAGCCGCAGATCGGTTCCGTGGGTCTGACGGAAGCCAAGGCAAAGGAAGCCGGCTACGACGTGAAGGTCGGTAAGTTCCCGTTCGTCGGCAACTCCAAGGCAACGATCCTGGGTTCGCACGACGGCTTCATCAAGGTAGTCGCCGATAAGAAGTACGGCGAGATCCTCGGCGTACACATCATTGGTCCGCTGGCCACCGACATCATTGCGGAAGCGGTGACGGCGATGGAACTCGAAGCGACCATCGAGTCCATGATGTTCACCGTGCACGCTCACCCGACCGTTGCCGAGGCCCTGCTCGACGGCTTCGCCTCGGTTGAAGGCATGGCAATCAACGTTTAG